The genomic DNA CTTCTGGATGATCGAAGATTGGCAGCCATCAACACATTATTTTGGGGGTGGAGTTCTTCTCATCATCGACATCATCATACCATATTCTTTAAAAAGATCAACCATGAATTCATCACTCTTCGACCAAGCTTTCGAGGATTGTACGAACGTCATGAGCGGGTAGTCGTCTCGTGACCGTCTCCGCGACTAGGGTTTATGTTTGAACATTGAGTTTGCTTATTGTTACGACTTTTGGATTAGGAACTGATTAATCATTCGGTTAGTCGTTTTTATTGTTTCTTGTTTCAATTAAACATTGTTAGATTATCGTAATCATTTGagttcatcaattatttggtttgttcatcaacaatcgggattaaattctaggatgtcattgttttaaacctttaatcattgaactTGACTATGTTTATAAAATCTGAAATTGGTAATTAATTGGACtactattcatttgcatcaatccttcggtttcgatcgtggatcactgcaatcaaatatattgtccgttaattatttattaaaacaagttttacaaatcatgtctatgtgatttccgaTTGGTAGTAACAAAGTAACCTGATTTTCTACataacctgaaaacccggagattggtcctTTCTCTCATTATTGTTTACAAATATAATTTAATTCCGTTTTCATAATTCATCTCACGTTTTGCAAAAAGCAATTAAGTTTTAATTTAGATATTAGTTATAAACAACGAGCTTTcatactttccactgattccccgtggattcgacaccctacttaccctttactagtaaaaggtgaataggacactttttaattatatttttgaccgatcttacgacatcgatcaaaaTGGCGCTGTTGCCGGGGAATCGGTGCGCTTAGTTTAGTAAGTTGTTTTTTCATAAAAgctaaaaacattaaaaaaattagaaaaaaccaaaaaaaaaaccgaaaaatatttccttttgtttgtcttttatttgttttgttcCGTATTACGCTTGGTTTCTTGTTTGTCTGTGTGCAGGTGATTTTCGTGTTGCATGCATACCAGGTTCTCAAAGAAATCATCTCCGTTATTGTTTGATCCAGAAATTGAGAAGACTGCTCGACAGAATCTCGTTCTTCTCCGTTCAGCAGTGAAAGCTAAAGCTCAGTCATCAACAGTTGCTCAAGATCTTGAACAGACAGCTCACGAGATGGCTGATCAAGAGCCACAAAACCAAGCCCAAAACGAACCAATTCCACCCATTCCAGGTCCACCAATCCCTCAAAACTAAAACcaacatcaaaatcaaaaccagcCAAATAACCAAACCCAgaatcaaccaccaccacaaccatttcCACAATTCAACCCAGGCCCACAAAACCAACCTGCAAATCTTAATCTCCGACATGGGGACATCATTCGTCTTAACCAACCACAACATCAACACGGGTATGATGAGGGTTTCCAACACAGAGAAGGCAGCGTGTATACTTGGGAATCCGGTTGGGAAGATGATATTATCAAAATCAGTATGACGGGAGATACGCAGATTACAGATACGATGAGGGGTACGATGTGAATCAAGGCTATCCGGTCCAACAACGGGTCAATCAAAGAAATCACATCCCGCGCCCGGTTCCACAAAATCAAGTTCAACATGGAGTCCCGCAATTCAATGCGGGGAATCAAAGAGCTAATAATCGGGTTGGGGGTGATCAAATACAGTTTGTGGATGGTGTCCCACAAGTCGTTCAAGGGGCACCAATTCAAGACGTTGAAGGTCACTGTCGAACAGTTGTAGTACCTAACTTGTCAGCTATAGTCACACCAGTTGGAAACAATAACAGACCTTTCGAGGTGAGGCCTCAATACTTAGGCCATTTGCTAGAGTTTTATGGAAAAACGACTGAAGAACCATACTTGCACATAGCAAGTTTTGATTCAATTTGCCAAACTATAGGGGGTTCAGGTTTTACAAAGGATGAAGTGAAGCTGATGTTGTTTCAGTTTACCTTGAAAGACAAAGCTCGACAATGGTTCGCGACATTACCTCTAGGTAGTATATACATTTGGCAAGAGATGCAGCAGGTGTTTTTGGAGGAATACTACACCATGAATAGAACCAGTGAAGCTCGGGATGCAATCACCGCATTCCAGCAGGCGTTCACAAGGTTTAAGGAAATGTTAAGAAAATGTCCCCATCATGGCATTCAGACATGGGAGTTGATCAAAGCGTTCTATGATAGGCTACTTCCTGATGATATAAGAGATCTTATCGCCATAAGTAATGGTATGTTTCTCACAAACACCGAAGCTGCAGATTGGGCATACTTGGAAAGACATAGTGCCACTTCTAAAAGACAGGCACAATCTAGCAGAAGGGCAAGATCAGCATCAGCAAGAGCAATTGATTATGAAGCTGAAGAACGGGTTGAGAAACTGAAAAACCAGAATCTGCTATTAGAGCGACAAGTGGCTCAAATGAAGTTGGGAAAGGGAGCCGAAGTTAGGGCAGCTAATGCATTCGCGGTGTGTACAGATTGTGGTGAGTTAGGACGGGTTCGAATGAAGAGGTGAATCAAGTATTCGGCGAACGAAAGCAATATGATATAAAACCGAATACATATCATCCAGGTTTGCGAAATCACCCGAATTTTAGTTATGGAAATACTGCTAATCAAatgaaccctaattttcaggtacCCATGCAAGGAGGCCAACAGTATCAGAGCCGTCAAGGTAATTACTCACAAGGAAATTACCAAAATCAGGGCCAATATAATCAGGGTAATCAGCAAGGGAACTCTTCAAGTAGTGGTGGAACAAGTGATGAAAAATTGGATGCTATTATGAAGTTTATGAAGGACATCCAAAAGGATAATGAAGTTCGAGACAAAACTTCCGAGGCAATGCAGAAGCAGCTGGGGCAGTTAGCAGAGGATCTAGCCCAGCTGAGAAGAGATCCAGGTAAGTTGCCGAGCACTACCACAGTTAACCCAGCACATCAATCATCTAGCTCAACGAATGGAAGAAACGTGCACATCAACGCGGTATGTACTCTTCCAACTTTTGAAACTGGTAGTGTTGAAGTAACTCCGCCATCACAAGTAGTTGAGAAGGTGGTGGAGGATGTTGGTAATGGATCAGACTCTCAACGTGATCGGGACCCACCAAGGGATAAAAGGTGGGAgaattttaaacaagttaaaattaatcTACCCTTACTCGATGCGATTAAAGAGAATCCTGATCAGGTTGAGTGTTTGAAAGAGTTAAGTACCCAAAAACGACTTCACAAGTTTCCTAAAAAACTTGATTTGACTGCAAATGTGAATGCCGTTTTGTTGGGTACCCTTCCCCCGAAACTCCAAGATCCAGGAGCACCCATTATTTCAGTGCAAGTGGGTGAATTTAAAATAGAAAGGGCGCTATTGGATCTTGGAGCGTGTGTTAGTATTCTACCAGGGAGtctgtatgaccaatatgattttggtccattaCAAAAAGTCAATACCACCGTGGTGTTGGCTGATCAGACTCCCATGTGTCCGAGGGGGATTGTAAGGGATGTAATTGTGAAGGTAGAAGAGTGTTGCTACCCAGTTGGATTCTTAGTGCTTGATTGTGCCACAAGTTCAAAGAACACGCACCCTCCAGTCATTTTGGGTAGACCGTTCTTAGCGACTACTCATGCCATTATCAATTGTGTTGATGGAACGGTAAGTATGAGGTTTGGTGACCGTGAATTGCGGTTAAATGTGTTTTCAGATGCGACTAATCATTCCATTTCAAGTGAACACTCAAAAGCTGAAAGTGGTGAAGAGAATGTCTCTCTTGCAAAGGAGAATCAAACAAAATATGAGTGCTTTTTGGTTGATAGGTTTGAAGTGGAAGGGAGCAAAGCAGTAAGGAAAAAGGAAAGTGTGGCTCATGAGGAGTTTAAAATGGCCATTTTATGCTTTCTGGCCATTTCATGAACTGAGGTTTCCACCTCATACGACCTGACCTATCAGGTCGTGTGGTCTGGTCAAT from Helianthus annuus cultivar XRQ/B chromosome 7, HanXRQr2.0-SUNRISE, whole genome shotgun sequence includes the following:
- the LOC110944134 gene encoding uncharacterized protein LOC110944134, with the protein product MALLPGNRFSKKSSPLLFDPEIEKTARQNLVLLRSAVKAKAQSSTVAQDLEQTAHEMADQEPQNQAQNEPIPPIPDYRYDEGYDVNQGYPVQQRVNQRNHIPRPVPQNQVQHGVPQFNAGNQRANNRVGGDQIQFVDGVPQVVQGAPIQDVEGHCRTVVVPNLSAIVTPVGNNNRPFEVRPQYLGHLLEFYGKTTEEPYLHIASFDSICQTIGGSGFTKDEVKLMLFQFTLKDKARQWFATLPLGSIYIWQEMQQVFLEEYYTMNRTSEARDAITAFQQAFTRFKEMLRKCPHHGIQTWELIKAFYDRLLPDDIRDLIAISNGMFLTNTEAADWAYLERHSATSKRQAQSSRRARSASARAIDYEAEERVEKLKNQNLLLERQVAQMKLGKGAEVRAANAFAVCTDCGLRNHPNFSYGNTANQMNPNFQVPMQGGQQYQSRQGNYSQGNYQNQGQYNQGNQQGNSSSSGGTSDEKLDAIMKFMKDIQKDNEVRDKTSEAMQKQLGQLAEDLAQLRRDPGKLPSTTTVNPAHQSSSSTNGRNVHINAVCTLPTFETGSVEVTPPSQVVEKVVEDVGNGSDSQRDRDPPRDKRWENFKQVKINLPLLDAIKENPDQVECLKELSTQKRLHKFPKKLDLTANVNAVLLGTLPPKLQDPGAPIISVQVGEFKIERALLDLGACVSILPGSLYDQYDFGPLQKVNTTVVLADQTPMCPRGIVRDVIVKVEECCYPVGFLVLDCATSSKNTHPPVILGRPFLATTHAIINCVDGTVSMRFGDRELRLNVFSDATNHSISSEHSKAESGEENVSLAKENQTKYECFLVDRFEVEGSKAVRKKESVAHEEFKMAILCFLAIS